In Mercenaria mercenaria strain notata chromosome 14, MADL_Memer_1, whole genome shotgun sequence, the following are encoded in one genomic region:
- the LOC123526913 gene encoding chordin-like, translating to MIVCAFNWRYLDDFAGCWLGNQFYMVGDRWSPSINPHGLMVVKHHRVQLEGRVLCTNIKRECPKPKCATPILRPNTCCKICPGQDTSYEDQFNTVDTATSTNPVLTERSLPEKDMSALLVGGGRQKHGGRTVRTRAVAMVHITNITEDSFNYAVRYSRLKDPVYFKITDEYGNPVIERKIPRQQSRSGMIYDKVENIPKNYVKYILQNNAYITITTTRHKRGEIHGYLRTNTIAAIASFEALLNPPDKSGIGALVTMFYDVTTKMASFVIQVDGFRHSKIISDEYFVSFEKDTEIIHQHILRVSHQKYQMVGKVSVDSKMSKQIARGRLHVRVTSRSGATMVGQLRPRLLRTDMIGTFATTNRSAGYVLMTLEDDGSLKYKVSFHLPHSASINIVLQRQIKNNASWKDFAKLLEETEHYNEPRFEAEGSFKKLRARDIVFIQNAGVRIRITINNEDIYTRVYPLQRKTDFLFKASDRMLRSTYCESPAFVFYDVSKNCSDLSYYVISSGARDETLDMTFTIETRNAGSFIRKLEKPMGTITGIGDGVYRDINHGKATARLRVSGDVCEQYEGKIRIRNNCWKKSFPQTTTGSVIDSQENGLEIDRFDTFRCYYEGQFYAHAQSWIPADDNPCVTCRCNRGKVHCDRMICPPTSCKYPIKREDECCPVCNDDNDTEKKHSGSCYFEGDKRWHLAGSYWHPFVPPFGYSKCAICNCVQSTLEVNCTRVPCPALNCPKHQRIRVKPDDCCQVCRGRNDAAVSFDDIFLKTKRKGKEGCTFGGGLFQHGDKWHPVLHPFGEMKCYTCSCKNGKARCRKQRCQPLDCKHQYRPSGECCPACTEKKSRQKGSNEILV from the exons ATGATAGTTTGTGCATTTAATTGG AGATATTTAGATGACTTTGCAGGTTGTTGGCTAGGAAATCAGTTTTACATGGTGGGGGATCGTTGGAGTCCTTCAATAAATCCACATGGATTGATG GTAGTTAAACATCATCGTGTTCAATTAGAAGGGAGAGTGCTGTGTACAAACATCAAGCGTGAGTGTCCAAAACCAAAATGTGCCACGCCCATTCTCAGACCAAATACATGCTGTAAGATATGTCCAGGTCAAG ATACGTCATATGAGGACCAGTTCAACACTGTTGACACTGCTACATCCACAAACCCAGTTCTGACAGAAAGAAGTCTACCCGAAAAAG ATATGAGTGCATTATTGGTAGGCGGTGGGCGTCAGAAACACGGTGGTCGAACTGTTCGAACAAGAGCGGTTGCTATGGTGCATATTACAAATATAACCGAAGATTCATTCAACTACGCAGTTAGATATTCAAG ATTGAAGGATCCCGTATACTTCAAAATAACTGATGAATATGGTAACCCAGTCATTGAACGGAAGATACCGAGGCAGCAGTCAAGATCAGGAATG ATATATGATAAAGTTGAGAACATACCAAAGAACTATGTGAAGTATATACTACAAAACAATGCATACATCACAATAACTACCACGAGACACAAAAGGGGCGAAATACATGGATATCTCCGGACTAACACTATTGCCGCAATTG CATCATTTGAAGCCTTATTGAATCCCCCAGACAAATCAGGAATCGGAGCTCTTGTAACGAtgttttatgacgtcacaacAAAAATGGCGTCCTTCGTCATTCAAGTCGATGGATTTCGTCATTCGAAAATAA TTTCAGACGAATATTTTGTGAGTTTCGAGAAAGATACAGAAATAATACATCAACATATTTTGAGAGTTTCACACCAG aaatatcAGATGGTAGGGAAAGTAAGCGTTGATAGCAAAATGTCCAAACAAATAGCCCGCGGAAGGTTACATGTTCGAGTGACGTCACGTTCAGGAGCGACAATGGTTGGTCAGCTCAGACCGAGGCTCCTACGTACAG ATATGATAGGGACGTTTGCCACGACTAACCGCAGTGCCGGATATGTTTTGATGACACTAGAAGATGACGGAAGCTTGAAATACAAG GTTTCGTTTCATTTGCCGCATAGTGCTTCCATTAACATTGTATTACAACGGCAAATTAAGAATAATGCGAGCTGGAAAGATTTCGCCAAGCTTCTAGAGGAGACAGAGCACTACAACGAGCCTCGTTTTGAG GCTGAAGGGTCGTTTAAAAAGTTACGAGCAAGGGACATTGTGTTTATACAGAATGCTGGTGTGCGAATTAGGATTACAATAAATAATGAAGACATTTACACTAGAGTGTATCCATTACAAAGGAAGACAGATTTTTTATTCAAAG CGTCAGATAGGATGCTACGATCGACGTATTGTGAATCACCAGCATTTGTGTTTTATGACGTCAGCAAAAATTGCTCCGACCTAAGTTACTACGTCATATCATCTGGCGCACGTGACGAGACCCTAGACATGACATTTACCATAGAAACTAGAAACGCCGGCTCTTTTATAAGAAAACTAGAAAAG CCGATGGGAACAATTACTGGGATAGGAGATGGCGTGTACAGAGACATAAATCATGGTAAAGCGACAGCGAGGCTTAGGGTCTCCGGTGACGTATGTGAACAGTACGAAGGAAAG ATTCGAATTAGGAACAATTGCTGGAAGAAGTCGTTTCCACAGACCACTACAGGTTCGGTGATAGATTCGCAAGAAAACGGGTTAGAAATAGATAGATTTGACACATTCAGATGTTATTACGAAGGGCAGTTTTATGCGCATGCGCAGTCTTGGATACCAGCAGACGACAATCCTTGCGTCACTTGCAGATGTAAT AGAGGCAAAGTGCACTGTGACAGAATGATCTGCCCGCCCACTTCGTGTAAATATCCAATCAAAAGAGAAGATGAGTGTTGCCCTGTATGCAATG ACGACAACGATACTGAGAAAAAGCACTCCGGAAGTTGTTATTTTGAGGGCGACAAGCGTTGGCATCTGGCCGGATCCTACTGGCATCCATTTGTTCCACCATTTGGCTACTCAAAATGTGCTATATGCAACTGTGTA CAATCGACCTTAGAGGTGAATTGCACAAGGGTACCATGCCCAGCATTGAACTGTCCAAAACATCAGCGAATTAGAGTAAAACCTGATGACTGTTGCCAGGTTTGTCGag GAAGGAACGATGCTGCAGTtagttttgatgacattttccTGAAGACAAAGAGAAAAGGCAAGGAAG ggTGTACATTTGGAGGTGGTTTGTTTCAGCACGGTGATAAATGGCACCCTGTGTTACACCCATTCGGAGAGATGAAATGTTACACGTGCTCATGCAAA AATGGTAAAGCTCGATGTAGAAAGCAGAGATGTCAACCTTTAGACTGCAAACACCAGTACAGACCGTCAGGAGAATGTTGCCCTGCATGCACAG